Sequence from the Dehalococcoidia bacterium genome:
CGATGGCACGGCGTCCGAGATGGCGCGCCACTTTGAGCGTCGTCCCACTCCCCGCAAAGGGGTCTAACACTGTATCCCCGCGGTAGGTGTATAGCACAATAAGGCGGTAGGGAATCTCCTCGGGGAAGGGACAGGGATGATCATACTGTCCTGGGGGCACAGGTGCGATGTGCCATATATTGTTGGCCAGCTCATGGGTGAACAATTGGTCTATGGGTATCTTATCTCTCTCCTTCTCCTGGAGCGTCCGCCTCTTCCCCAAGTGCTGCCCCGGTGTGCGGAACACCAAAATGCACTCGGTCATGATATTCGGCTTGTAATAGCCCGGATAGGGGTGTTGAATGGTTACCCCTGCCCGTTTGAGGCCTCCTGTAACCTTATGCCAGATGATATCCTGCTCTAGACTGAAACCGATTCTCTCCATTAGGGGAACGAAGTGGTAGGGCAAGGGGTAGTACTGCCTCTCAAAGAGAACAGTGCCCAACACAACGGCGCAATAACCTCCTGGGATTATGGTTCTGTAAACTTCACGGAAACAGCGCTCGAGCCAGTCTAGGTATTCGTGGTAGGGGCCGCCGTTACGGGTGCGATACCAGGCCCTCGGATTGGCCGTGTGCTGGGCATAGTCAATGGAGTTCCAGTACGGAGGGCTGGTTACCACCAGGTGCACCGAGCCATCCGGCACCTCGTCCATCTGTTCACAAGACTTGTTATAGAGGCGGACCTGGCCCTCCTCCACCACGTCCTCCCGGCCGTTTTTTATCGCCCCTTCCACTGGGGCTTGCGCTTCTCGGCGAAGGCCCGCGGCCCCTCCTGAGCGTCCTCCGTGCGCAGCAACTGGTCGTACAGGTGGCGCATCAGCGCCGCGATGGAGGTCTCGTTGGTGTCCAGCGCTCGATAGGCCACCTCCTTGAAGTAGCGGAGGGAGAGGGGGGCATTGTCTATGATCTTCCAGGCCAGGGCGCGCGCCTCCTCCATCAGGCGCTCCTTGGGCACCACCTTGTTCACGAAGCCGATCTGGTAGGCCCGCTGGGCGCTTATGGGCTCCCCGGTGAACACCAACTCCAACACCACAGCCATGGGTATGAGCTTGGGCAAAGTGGCGGCGAAGGGGGGGAGCAAACTCCACTTGGCCTCGGTGATGCCCAACTGCGCGTCCTCGGCGGCGATGCGCAGGTCGCACATCTGGGCGATGGCCCATCCCCCCGCCAGGGCATAGCCGTTGATGGCGGCGATCATGGGCTTCCAGGTGCGGGGGAACATGGAGAGGCTTTCGGTGCCCATGCTGTCGGTGGCGCGGGCCTGGATGCCGGCGGCGTTGTCGGCGGCCCGCTCCTTGAGATCCCGCCCGGCGCAGAAGGCCCGCCCCGCCCCGGTGATGATAGCCACCCGTGCCGTGTCGTCCTGGTCATAGCGCAGGATGGCTTCTGCAAGTTCCCTCCGCAGTTGGCGGTTGATGGCGTTGAGGGCCTCGGGGCGGTTGAGGGTAATGGTAACGATGGGGCCGTCTTGCTCGTACAGAACGGCGGGGGGCATAAGGTCTCCTCCTTCCCTGCTCTGCTGGGGGGCTTACCACCCCCGTTTGGCCAGCAGGGCACACAGGTCAGCGGTGCGGCAGGCGTAGCCCCACTCGTTGTCGTACCAGCCCAAAATCTTCACCAGGTTGCCCCCGATGACCATGGTGCTGAGGCTGTCAAAGATGCACGAGGCGGGATGGCCCTTGAAGTCGCTACTCACCAGGGGCTCGTCGCAGTATTCCAGAATATCCTTTAGCGGGCCGCGGGCGGCCTCCTGGAAGGCCGCGTTCACCTCCTCGGGCGTGGTGGAACGCTCCACCACTGCGACCAGGTCGGTAACCGATACGGTGCTCACCGGCACCCGGAAGGCCAGGCCGTGAATCTTGCCCTGCAACTCGGGTATCACCACGCCCACCGCCCGCGCGGCCCCCGTGGTGGTGGGGACAATGTTCATAGCGGCGGCGCGGGCACGGCGCAGATCCTCGTGGACCAGGTCCAGGATGCGCTGGTCGTTGGTGTAGGCGTGCACTGTGGACATCAGGGCCTTCTGAATACCGAAGGCCTCGTGGAGCACTTTGGCCATAGGGGCCACGCAGTTGGTGGTGCAGGAGGCGTTGGAGAGGATGTGATGCTTGGCGGGGTCGTAGCGGTGGTCGTTGACGCCCAGCACCACCGTCAGGTCTTCGCCCTTGGCGGGGGCGGAAATCACCACTTTCTTGACAGTGCCCCGCAGGTGGGCACGGGCTTTGGCGGCATCGGTGAAGCGCCCGGTGGATTCCACCACCATCTCCACCCCCAGGGAGGGCCAAGGGATAGCCCCCGGCTCCCGCTCCGAGAACACCTGCACCCGCTTGCCGTTGACGAGGATGGCATCCTCGCTGGCCTCCACAGTGCCGGGGAAACGGCCGTAGTTGCTGTCGTATTTGAAGAGGTGGGCATTGGTGCGAGCATCGGTCAGGTCGTTGACGGCCACCACCTCCAGTGTGGTGGGGTGGCGCTCCAGGATGGCTTTCAGCACTTGGCGTCCGATGCGGCCAAAGCCGTTGATGCCGACGCGTACAGGCACGGCGACCTCCTGTCAGGGGGGTACGCCTTGATTGTAGCATAAGAGCCTGCGGGGAAAGCCAGGGCGGGGTGGGTGGCGCTCCCTCCCGCTCAGATTACACCACAGGTGCGCACGCCTGCGGGACGCCCCTGGATAACGGAGCATGGGCAGTGTTCTGGAAAAGTTTCCCTCACAGGTGTTCCCGAAGCAGAGGCGTTTTCCCCTCCTGGCCGTGGGCCACACACGCCCGTTCACTTGTTGGCAGGTGGGTGGCGCGCCCGCTCCTTTTCTGCTAGGATAGGCCCCAGCATGGCGTGGCTGGTGCGTGGTCTAGTCGTCCTTGTGGACGGGGCGCTGGCGCTCCTGGACCTCCTGCGGGCGCTCCTGGGGGCGGTGCGCTTCGCCCTGGTGAGTGGCCTATCCCCCGCCTACTTGCGTCAGCGGCGGGAGTGGTTCTCCCGCAAGATGCTGGGGCGTCCTTTGGGGGTGCGGGGTATCCTGGCCTTCGGCCTCTGGCACGCCGACCTGCGCCGCGGACGACGGGGCACCAGCATCTCCTAGCACTGTCGGCACGCCCGGGGAAAGGAGGGGCCTATGGCGCTGTCCCTGACGGTTACCACAGGACGCAGTGTGGTGCTCACCCGCAACGGGATGGTCTGCTCCGCCTCGCCTTTGGCGGGGGCGGTGGGGCTGCGGGTGCTCCAGGAGGGGGGCAACGCCATTGACGCCACCATCGCCACCGCCGCCGCCGAGGGGGTGGTGCTTCCCCCCATGTGCGGCCTGGGGGGCGAGGTGTTCGCCCTGGTCTACTGGGCACGGGAGGGCAAGGTCTACGGCGTCACGGGGAGCGGGAAGGCCCCCCTCAAGGCCACACGGGAGTTCTTCGTCTCTCGCGGCTACACGGTCATGCCCCAGGACGGCCCCCTGGCAGTGGCTATCCCCGGGGAGGTGGACGCCTTTGACACCCTCCTGCGGCGCTTCGGCAGTGGGAAATTCAGCCTGGCCCGCCTGTTGGAGCCGGCCATCGCCCTGGCGGAGGAGGGGTTCCCTCTGCCCCCTCGCATTACCCGCTATCTGGTCGTCTTTGCGCCCCAGCTGGCGCGCCACCCCTCCACAGCGCGCATCTTTCTGAACAACGGCAGACCCTACCAGCCCGGGGATATCCTGCGCCAGCCCGAGTTGGCCCGCTCTTTGCGCGCCATCGCCGACAAGGGGCCGCGGGAGTTCTACGAGGGGGAGTTGGCGCGCAGGCTGGTGCAGGGTCTGCAGGAGGAGGGAGGCCTGTATACCCTCCAGGAGTGGGCAGCCCACCGCACCATCGTGTACGACACCCCCCTTACCACCACCTACCGGGGCTTCACCGTCTACGAGACGCACCTGCCCTCCCAGGGCATCCTGGTGCTCCAGATGCTGAACATCCTGGAGGGGTTGGATTTGCGGGGCATGGGCCACACCAGCGCCGATTACATCCACCTGCTCACCGAGGCCAAGAAACTGGCCTATGCCGACCGCTTGGCCTACCTGGGGGATCCGGAGTTTGTGCCCGCCCCCTGGCAGGCTCTGCTGGATAAGGGCTACGCCGCCGAACGGCGCAAGGCCATAGACATGCGGCGCGCCGCCCCTAGCGTCGCGCCAGGAGC
This genomic interval carries:
- the ggt gene encoding gamma-glutamyltransferase, with translation MALSLTVTTGRSVVLTRNGMVCSASPLAGAVGLRVLQEGGNAIDATIATAAAEGVVLPPMCGLGGEVFALVYWAREGKVYGVTGSGKAPLKATREFFVSRGYTVMPQDGPLAVAIPGEVDAFDTLLRRFGSGKFSLARLLEPAIALAEEGFPLPPRITRYLVVFAPQLARHPSTARIFLNNGRPYQPGDILRQPELARSLRAIADKGPREFYEGELARRLVQGLQEEGGLYTLQEWAAHRTIVYDTPLTTTYRGFTVYETHLPSQGILVLQMLNILEGLDLRGMGHTSADYIHLLTEAKKLAYADRLAYLGDPEFVPAPWQALLDKGYAAERRKAIDMRRAAPSVAPGALAVPAGDGATSYFCVIDRQGNAVSFIHSLSNAFGACRVVGDTGILLNNRVGRGFSLVEGHPNVIAPGKRTMHTLNAYMVFQGGRLHLIGGTPGGDNQPQWNVQVLTRLLDFGLNPQEAAEAPRFTHFPGTDPVAVDAPPELRLEEPFLQNTALVDDLKRRGHAVGPYPASGFLGGVQIIAIDPATGVRMGGSDPRCDGGAYAH
- a CDS encoding site-specific DNA-methyltransferase — protein: MEEGQVRLYNKSCEQMDEVPDGSVHLVVTSPPYWNSIDYAQHTANPRAWYRTRNGGPYHEYLDWLERCFREVYRTIIPGGYCAVVLGTVLFERQYYPLPYHFVPLMERIGFSLEQDIIWHKVTGGLKRAGVTIQHPYPGYYKPNIMTECILVFRTPGQHLGKRRTLQEKERDKIPIDQLFTHELANNIWHIAPVPPGQYDHPCPFPEEIPYRLIVLYTYRGDTVLDPFAGSGTTLKVARHLGRRAIGYEVEPKYVALAQRRVREPLHLRSLLVPRYTKVAWHPAQLPLRVHEGDKPSASRLPVGTPSRVDGMDSPTLARMAS
- the gap gene encoding type I glyceraldehyde-3-phosphate dehydrogenase, producing MPVRVGINGFGRIGRQVLKAILERHPTTLEVVAVNDLTDARTNAHLFKYDSNYGRFPGTVEASEDAILVNGKRVQVFSEREPGAIPWPSLGVEMVVESTGRFTDAAKARAHLRGTVKKVVISAPAKGEDLTVVLGVNDHRYDPAKHHILSNASCTTNCVAPMAKVLHEAFGIQKALMSTVHAYTNDQRILDLVHEDLRRARAAAMNIVPTTTGAARAVGVVIPELQGKIHGLAFRVPVSTVSVTDLVAVVERSTTPEEVNAAFQEAARGPLKDILEYCDEPLVSSDFKGHPASCIFDSLSTMVIGGNLVKILGWYDNEWGYACRTADLCALLAKRGW
- a CDS encoding enoyl-CoA hydratase-related protein; this translates as MPPAVLYEQDGPIVTITLNRPEALNAINRQLRRELAEAILRYDQDDTARVAIITGAGRAFCAGRDLKERAADNAAGIQARATDSMGTESLSMFPRTWKPMIAAINGYALAGGWAIAQMCDLRIAAEDAQLGITEAKWSLLPPFAATLPKLIPMAVVLELVFTGEPISAQRAYQIGFVNKVVPKERLMEEARALAWKIIDNAPLSLRYFKEVAYRALDTNETSIAALMRHLYDQLLRTEDAQEGPRAFAEKRKPQWKGR